Within the Salvia hispanica cultivar TCC Black 2014 chromosome 4, UniMelb_Shisp_WGS_1.0, whole genome shotgun sequence genome, the region AAAATAGGATCGgagtgaataaataaaaaattttgtgaaaatgttaATGGTATTTTGGTCAATTCATCAATATTatgagataaataaaaataaagaagaagataaaataaataaaaattagaaaatccCTTATTCGGAAAAATTTGCATGCCACGATCTCATATTCCGAAACGTCAACGaatttaatcctaaatttCGAAAGGCTTGCGAATTGAGACCATTTTTTACGAAATCTCTCCAATTTGATAGGCTTGTTTGGTAATGAGTTGAAAAcgtaaataatattattaattaaaagatgTAGTAGAAACCAAAACAATGTTATTTCAAAGCGCTTAAAAAAATCCTAGGGCTtcaaaaggtaaaaaaatgaaaactagaatattacaattaaaattaaaccaaagAAACTGTAAATTATCTTTTCTCCCTCTAGACGATGTCATATGGCCAAAATCAATCGTTCATCTCCACTGACTAATTTTTAAGCTCGATTCTCAAGCACCGTGCGAATTTCTAAGCGTCGTGCGAATTTCTAAACACCGTGCGAATTTCTAGTCATTCCGataccaaaatatttttgacGCGTTTTCGGCGTCGCTGACGTCTACTACTAGGACTGCATCACTATGCACCCCGAAACACCTTTATGTATCCTTCTCCAAGTAATAGTACGTAATCTTCTCCTAATTCACTAtattttttcctcttcttgaatattttcttaaataatttcttcCATAGGAATTAACCTCACGTTAATTCCTATCACTGAACCACAAGATCTTGGTACTGAAGAGCCGGTGAGGAGGAGGATAGGAAATTTGGGTTTGAATCGGGCTCGCAGAATCCCGACGAGAAGAGACCCATGTCGGAAATCGTGGTTCATCTAAGATTCCATGATCAGAGGAACGGAGATTCTTGGATTGAAGAAATGAATGTGACGggggagagaaagagaagggTGCTTCCGGTTGCGGAAAAAAGTGTAGTAGTAATGgtgattaattgatttttgtatCAAAAGATTGGGTGAAAATAGGATtggagtaaataaataaaaaaatttgtgaaaatgTTAATGGTAATTTGGTCAATTCATcaatattatgaaataaataaaaataaagaagaagagaaaataaataaaaattagaaaatccCTTATTCGGAAAAATTCGCATGCCACGATCTCATATTCCGAAAGGTCAACGAATTTATTCCTAAATTTTGAAGAGTTGAGACCATTTTTCTGCAATCTCTCCAATTTGACAGGCTTGTTTGGTAATGAGTTGAAAAcctaaataatattattaattaaaaaatgtagtagaaacaaaaacaatgcTATTTCAAAGcgtttaaaaaaatcataggGCCTCAAAAggtaataaaatgaaaactagaaaattataattaaaattaaaccaaagAAACTGTAAATTATCTTTTTGCCCTCTAAATGATGTCATATGGCCAAAATCAATCGTTCTTCTCCGCTGACGAATTTTTAAACTTGATTCTCAAGCACAGTGCGAATTTCTAAACACCGTGCGAATTTCTAGTCATTCCGATACCAAAATGTTTTTGACGCGTTTTCGGCGTCGCAGACATCTACTACTAGAACTACGTCACTATGCACCCTGAAACACCTTTATGTATCCGTTTCCAAGTAATAGTACATAATCTTCTCCTAattcactatatttttttcttttttcacaataaattatttaattgaaataataatatttcatatttttgcaGTGGCAATATGGGATCCAAAACTACATGCTTGACCCGTATAACGGAGTCTTTGGTATCAGGATTGTAATAGCATGAGTATATAATAGTTACTAGAATAGTTGGGAAAAGGAAACTTGAACTATAGATCCAGAGAGACTTACGAGTACTTTGCTAAAGATTCTACTTACCTAAGGATTGTAAgtatattcaatattttttcgatttttaatttcaattcaattttctttgtAGAAGTTAATTATGATCTCACATTTCCTTTTGGTTTGTGGCAGAAATGTTTTTTCCGGCAATTCTTCCGGTCTGTGACAAAGGATCACTACTTCACTCTGCGCCAggttagatttttatttatttgccGTCTGAATTTCTTTTCGTGATtgtgtaataattaataaatgcaTATGATTTACCTAAATTTGATCGTGGCGGGCAAGAAAtgacttcttcaattttcGAAAGCATATGCAACAATCGTTGGAAGATGATTTCAAAGCTATCGTTggcattttaaaatatgtactcaatttccattttaatttttccctacaataatattttatttatttgtgaacAGTCCAATCATGTATATGTTGGTGGTCATATTCCATTTTGATAATATACTCGGTAAGTTCAATACATCATcagtatttataatttaaatgatcattacttatatttaatttatctatttatttgcAAGTATATAGTAATAGTATATCATTAGCATTTATTGctaatcaaatttattgttATAGGATGACATGTTTTATATGGTTGTGGTTTCCATTTCTACCTCTGCTCGTGGGtatattagttattttctcaagagaaattttctatttttggaataGAAATGATGACaagtactaatattatactagtattatgtTTATAATCATGTAGGCAATGCTACTTGTGGGAGCAAAACTGGAAATAATAGTGGCAAAAATGGCTCCAGCTCATCTCGATTCTTCTTCATACAACAATCTCTTCTGGTTCAAATGTCCCAAGCTTGTCTTGACTCTTCTGTTTCATTCTCTTTATGGTAAATATAGATTGAACTTTCTTAGTTAATGGCTTCAGCTCATCTCGACTCTTCTTCATACAACAATctctttatattttgaattatgtgaTGCAGTTCCATACATTTTGTGTtagaatgacttgaaattcgctCGGTTTGCAAATCGAGCTGAGAAGGCATACCATAAATATAAGGCTAAAcccaaataattaataattaatgtatgTTAATTTGCATTGCGTCTATGAAAgaataacttgaaatttaCACAGTGACTTGCATgatgacttgaaattcgcacgatGACTTTGAAATTTGCACGGTACCATATGTACAAACAAAACTTTTAGATGTGGACTACAATAGTATTCGTTTTAAGCTAacgtagtactccctccgtccctaaaatATAGACAACATTTGAAACAGCTCGAGTTAATgaacaattggtaaagtaagaaagatataaagaaaaaatgattgaagtaTTGCTAGTGAAGAATAAGATTTCCTTAtcagatagaaaaaaaaattcttaaatagGATTGGTCTATTTTTACAAATGgcaattataatatatttttaagggatatttgaatattttttggctgaaaaaaataataagaagtCCATTAATTTGACTGTATGAATACTATGAAGCAGTTAGGCGTGGATATTCagattttagatttaattttgctAAATTCAAATCGAACTAAAGATATGAAATTTGAGACTATAAATTCAAACAGGTTCAAGTTATCCATTAGTTTAACACTTGAAATTCTGTAAATTAATATGAACTGAATcgaacaaatttaatttgttttctgaaaagtcaaaaataaaaatttagttatggagcatatatactccctccattctcggttcacttttaccataaatgataatagagtctcacatttcactagcTCATTCCATGCAcgtttcatttaaaattaatatatacaagtgagaccatTGTTCTACTTactttttccatccacttttcttaacatttcttaaaacccgtgccgctaagaaatgagattcctaatggcggacagagggagtatttacggagggagtattaaacaaatactccctccgtccgactttaggagtcccgaattactatttttggatgtcccactctagaagtcccggttggaatattacataaatggtaataggccacacattccactaacttttttttactcacattttattataaaactattttataaCAGTAAGACTCACattcctttatattttttcaccaactttcttttacattttttaaaactcgtgacgAACTCcaatgggactcctaaagtgggacgaaaagagtaatatttaaataaaataatatttcaataaagtagtatttatttaaatatgattttaaataaagtgttgtaaaaatagtttgaaattttaattttttttagaaaaatcatTCTAAACCAAAAATGcgaacaaaattttataacattagtttgatttgattatgGATTTTTTGCTCAccctaataaaatgaatattaaaaataagatcttctatttatgataaaattttatataatatgagatggtaattttataaacatttatcaagattaattcaatttcacGATCCATctcaaatatatttcaaatcgatatattttttaaaacaataaatctttaataatacttttaagaaaacaagaaaacttCAAGCTCGTGgcatttcaaaaaaaatataatcataaacCACATGTTCACATACTTCTATCAAATTATTGGAAAATGGGAAAAGAAAACAGTAAAATACGCAAATGGTCtctaaactataaaaatattatgagtAGTTCCTGGACTAAAATGTAATCacatttatgatatttttttactgttcatcattaaagatatttttagaCTTTCCTATCTAGATACCGGATATaattctctttatctctctctagCATTAGATATGatatattcttatattttgagtgtcaaaactaatactttcctctttcactttttcaatccatttatttcagattcttaattttaattttgattgtaattttattatttatttaatattaaaagttaaattttataaatttaattattaaaataagttgtagctaactttaattttgattgtatatttatatttttataaatataaaaaagtaaaaatttttaatcaaccctaaattttttatttgtcattaatctcaaatttttaattttaatattaaaaaaacaatcgAGCcgtaatcaaaattaaatttagctaCAAGTTATttgacatttaaatttataatttattttttataattaatatatttaagtcATTTACGAACTTGATGATATACGAATGCCCTCTGTTGAGAGAGTTGCCGGATGGACTGGACACCCTCAATTCTCTAGAGCAATTATATATTAGGGATTGTCCAAATCTGAAGTCGATCGGGAATCCAAGTGTACAGTCACAGGGAATCCTCACTAGTTTGAGGCTGTGGGTTTCAGGGTGCGGAGAGCTGAAGGAATTTCCACGTGAAATGCTAGAGTCGTGGGCGCCCTCAGTCGAATATCTTGAATTGAGGGGGTTAAGAAGCTTAAATAATCTACCGGAGCTAATCAACTGTCTGTCCAAATCATCACCTCGTCTCGCTGAAATGACAATTCTTGGTGTTCCAAATTTTATGGCTAGTAGTCCTGGTTTTGAGAGTTCGGGTTTAGGCAGCTTGAAGGAGTAAAAGATAGATGTGAGTGTGGAGTGGTCAGAAGAGAAGAGTGTTTCCATCAAACGTACTGTTGATGTGTTATTGGAAGGATGTTGCAACTCACTTTCTCACTTAAATTTGAAGGGAATGCAAAAGTGGAGTGGATACCTCAATCAATTCAACATCTCAGTGCTCTTGATTGGTTAAGGTTAGAGAACATAGGATTGGTAGAATTGCCTGAATGGTTTTGGAACCTCTCATCTCTAACAAGGTTGTCACTCTATAGCTGCAACAAAACTGAGTCATCTACCCTCTGTGGATGCACTAAATCCCCTGACTAAATTAGTTTGGTTAGAAATTAAAGGTTGTCCCGAGTTATGTATTGATTCTGAGTGGCGTAACAATGTCACTGTCTACGTTGATGGCCGCTCTCTTGCAGCAGCGTAAGCATGGTAGCAGCCGCCACTCGATTTTCTTATCTAACAATAGTTGATTTCATGTACATTAACTACCAATCtgctattttgtttttcagaAGAATATGACATGGAGAGATATTATCACTTTCTATTGCAAACTTGCAATTCTGcatcataaaaatcaaattcattaacttgaaattcaagaaaataaaaacattacaaaaacagaacaaaaaaaattgaacaaacaCAAACTTCAGCATTAAAAGggaataaaacaaatgaggGAAAATTGCAGTTGACACTTAGGCATCAGGATTGGCTTGAACATATGCCTCAATGGCCTTGAACATAGCCATGGCCTTCTCTTTCCCTTCCTTTATCTTCTCCTCATCAATCTCGACCTCGTCTTTGGTGTTGTAAATGCTTCTGTTCTTGCAGATGCATCCTCCGTCCTCCGTTGGGACGATCTTGATATGATAAGTGATGGATTCGAGGACACCTACAAGAGCATCGCCATCGATGATGCTGTAGGTGTGTGTCAAGTTCTCCTTGTCAATAGCCTCCACACGGTGCTTAGCGCTCTTATACTGGCTCCCTTCACCGAAATGAATGATCTTCACGGTGCCAACGCCACCATCTCCTTCCACGATCTCCACGTTCTTGATGGCCTGAGGCATGATCTTGGGAATGAGAGTGTCAGCGTCGAGCACCATGGCTTTGAACATCTTTGCAGCTGGGACTGAGGAAGTGACCTCCATATCATAAGTGATGGCAACCatggttttggtttttaagCTTGAAATAGAGCtaaataatggaaaatgaagCTATGAAGGTTTGTTTGTATGAATTGTGATGGGAATGTGGCCTTATATAGTGTGAAAAAGAAGCTTCTCTTGTTTATTCAATGATTTTTGTATGTGCAAGACATGGCGTCCATTAATTACCAGTTATGGCTTCTTCGTGgactcttttttctttttttagtatgAAAATGATGCTTGTATCTTTCtatttctctatattttattttagttaatgtcTATATTAATGTGTATATCAAGATTTAAGACAATCGTAGAGGTTATCGTGCAAGAGGCTTAGAGTTTTTAATAATTCTGCTAATCCACTCAATTCATGGGCCAATTATTTTGATGCTAGAACTATATGTCGAACATTATCTTTCATGATTGAAGTATACAATAATTCAAGCCAAtcacacattaattaattttaaaatttgaaattccaTCCTTCAAATAGTTAAGTTTGTATCAACCTATATTATCACTCAAAAGTAAATTAGATTTATGGCACACCAAGATTGTTGACGGTTTGTAAGcaatcatatatatttatcctTATAGTTGCTTCTATCATGGATTTGACATAAACAGTAGATGTCTTTTTCTGGCTAGGGTCATTTGAGAatgaaatttgtgaaaaaataaaaatagtctagAAATAAGTTTTCTGAAAGACCTCATAGGAGTTAGGATGAGATATAATTGTCATCAAGTTGATGTGTGGGACAAAAATATGGTTTTCAACACACCCTACTCACATGGGCTGAAATTCACATTGAAATTCATACGCACAGATTAAAAAATCCACATCGGCCTGAGCAGAATCATTACCAAATCAATATAGCAAGAATGGTGATTTTCAACACGCAACTATACATTTGGACCGAAATAGTCTTATATTTCTCTTGTTTATAGTTGTCACCAACGTATATACAAGTTTCGACTACTCCAGTTTTGAGATTTATGGATTAGCAATTTATTAGTTCTTtctttccaattaattttctacTCCCCTTACAAAAGACTTCAATTTAGTTTAAccctttttttaaatcctATCCctaatcaatcaaataatatatcatCAGTACAACGGGACTCACCCCttataattacatatttatctCTTATGACCATGATTccatgaaaaaatattcatcttttcaGGTTTTAAATTAACCTATATAAATCTATATAGTCATCTATTGATTGTATACAGAATAACTAAGTACTCTTAtcttaaaaaatcaatatactTCGTGAACTGGATTAAAAGTTGTACACAAATTCTTGATTGCTCTATAAATAATCCCTGCTATATAAAAGAATTGATAACCAAAGATTGTTTCACGAAATCAGACGTGCAATATTATGCATCCTTATTTAGTACTACAACACAAATTCAATACAAACAATATTATTCACTCAACACAAGTTCAAAAAACCACACACGTAAAACCAATATCATTTTAGCTAGGCAATTAAGCCATAGTCTCACAcacaatttatatttcaaattacaaCCCCTCATCGATCCACAACACAATACCACGTGTATAAAATG harbors:
- the LOC125223409 gene encoding major allergen Pru ar 1-like — encoded protein: MVAITYDMEVTSSVPAAKMFKAMVLDADTLIPKIMPQAIKNVEIVEGDGGVGTVKIIHFGEGSQYKSAKHRVEAIDKENLTHTYSIIDGDALVGVLESITYHIKIVPTEDGGCICKNRSIYNTKDEVEIDEEKIKEGKEKAMAMFKAIEAYVQANPDA